A region of Photobacterium sanguinicancri DNA encodes the following proteins:
- a CDS encoding DUF4177 domain-containing protein: MMTAFKEYKILHIVEGGCGTLLLGSSGLPLKKLEATLNEEAADGWQLVFQVIERKRFWLFWNREAVIVTLGRNG; the protein is encoded by the coding sequence ATGATGACGGCTTTTAAAGAATATAAAATATTACACATTGTTGAAGGTGGCTGCGGTACCTTGTTGTTAGGCTCTAGTGGTTTACCATTAAAAAAGCTGGAAGCAACATTGAACGAAGAGGCGGCTGATGGATGGCAGTTGGTGTTTCAGGTTATTGAGCGTAAACGCTTTTGGTTATTTTGGAACCGTGAAGCCGTTATTGTCACGTTAGGACGTAATGGGTAA
- a CDS encoding thiopurine S-methyltransferase yields MDAEFWHSRWAENRIGFHLDDANPLLLKYWAALDATRADSVLVPMCGKSIDLDWLAQKHSSVVGIELSQIAVRSFFAEHLYTPMVIEQGNGQAIYEFDEIKIHCGDFFTVPVEPTDVVYDRAALIAMPETLRKQYAERLLSLTKPGGRILLITLDYPQEQLNGPPFSVDEAEVNALFEGCNITLLERDDKDESHPRRKQGISRFAEEAWLIETPTLAL; encoded by the coding sequence ATGGACGCAGAATTTTGGCATAGCCGTTGGGCTGAAAATCGAATTGGATTTCATTTGGATGATGCAAACCCATTATTATTGAAATATTGGGCTGCATTAGATGCAACGCGTGCAGACAGCGTATTAGTACCTATGTGTGGTAAATCCATTGATTTGGACTGGCTTGCACAAAAGCACAGCAGTGTTGTTGGCATTGAACTAAGCCAAATTGCGGTACGGTCGTTTTTTGCAGAGCACCTCTACACGCCAATGGTGATAGAGCAGGGCAATGGCCAAGCTATTTATGAATTTGATGAAATTAAGATTCATTGTGGTGACTTCTTCACTGTACCGGTTGAACCTACAGATGTGGTTTACGATCGTGCGGCACTGATAGCTATGCCTGAAACACTGCGTAAGCAGTACGCTGAGCGTTTGTTATCACTGACGAAGCCTGGTGGCCGTATATTACTTATCACGCTGGACTACCCGCAAGAGCAGCTAAATGGTCCTCCATTTTCTGTCGATGAAGCGGAAGTGAATGCGTTATTTGAAGGCTGCAATATCACGCTGCTAGAGCGTGATGATAAAGATGAATCCCACCCTCGACGCAAGCAAGGTATCTCACGTTTTGCTGAAGAGGCTTGGTTGATTGAAACGCCAACATTAGCGTTATAA
- a CDS encoding nitrous oxide-stimulated promoter family protein: MKTDAGLILLGSLNIEFKTLTAMVHIYCRDHHQGTTLCADCDDFLHYAEMKLDRCPYGEAKPTCRQCPIHCYKADYKNTSQTIMRYSGPRMLYKHPILAIRHLLAERQPIPSKPVANASNRHRRKIIEACDQK; encoded by the coding sequence ATGAAAACGGATGCAGGGCTTATATTACTTGGCTCATTAAATATCGAGTTCAAAACCCTAACTGCGATGGTTCATATTTATTGCCGAGATCATCACCAAGGGACAACACTTTGTGCTGACTGTGATGATTTTTTGCACTATGCAGAAATGAAGCTTGATCGTTGCCCTTACGGTGAAGCAAAACCAACCTGCCGACAATGCCCAATTCACTGCTATAAAGCAGACTACAAAAACACATCACAAACGATTATGCGTTATAGCGGACCAAGGATGCTCTATAAGCACCCTATTCTCGCGATACGTCATTTATTGGCAGAAAGGCAACCAATTCCATCTAAGCCTGTAGCGAATGCGTCAAATCGCCACAGACGAAAGATAATTGAAGCTTGTGATCAGAAGTGA
- the yidD gene encoding membrane protein insertion efficiency factor YidD: protein MLIKRIALSMIERYQRGGGSKHYFNLECNFEPTCSEYTRQAIEHYGVGKGIRLGMKRIRRCSDPDCIHKIQDPLPNDA from the coding sequence ATGCTTATTAAGCGTATAGCGTTAAGCATGATTGAACGTTATCAACGGGGTGGTGGTTCAAAGCATTACTTTAACTTGGAATGTAACTTTGAACCCACTTGCTCGGAATACACTCGGCAGGCGATTGAACATTATGGTGTCGGGAAAGGGATTCGACTCGGTATGAAACGTATCCGCCGTTGTAGTGACCCCGACTGTATTCATAAAATTCAGGACCCACTCCCTAATGACGCCTAG
- a CDS encoding leukocidin/hemolysin toxin family protein encodes MNNKILMPVILGLAAATTTPVFANEVVESIILDEVSVEGYVKKSFEVKFESEPELFPYAFRGSRVQMKLLVELFYNSNNGKKAARVVTLGNGYVPGKSGVELTYDAPLLARFTQNYPVTFDYSIYQAGGTPIFGDDYSPQNETSDVSVSTTTVAPTIGLTATATPGSAPSFSGSLSSQLGVAYTSRYSSKDYVTAVQPSVGNARGTGVKWTTSLSQLYTNDYQYYGKWAGVYHYTDCYNENLLPEENFPRLIYGFKPKFQYVFTPELERGTEPKTQMIVRAGMKQVEEGFSRGACTWSDYGTKTHYTEAQVRFSIDWDQLTVQPY; translated from the coding sequence ATGAATAATAAAATACTAATGCCTGTTATTTTGGGCCTTGCAGCGGCGACTACAACACCTGTTTTTGCTAATGAGGTTGTCGAGAGTATTATTCTCGATGAGGTCAGTGTAGAGGGGTACGTTAAAAAAAGTTTTGAGGTGAAATTCGAAAGTGAACCAGAATTGTTTCCGTATGCCTTCCGTGGTAGCCGAGTGCAGATGAAATTACTGGTAGAGCTGTTCTATAATTCAAATAATGGAAAAAAAGCTGCCCGTGTTGTCACCTTAGGTAATGGCTATGTGCCGGGTAAGTCTGGTGTGGAACTAACATATGATGCGCCACTACTTGCGCGTTTTACCCAAAATTACCCTGTAACGTTTGACTACAGTATTTATCAGGCTGGCGGGACACCAATTTTTGGTGATGATTACTCACCACAAAATGAAACCTCAGATGTTTCAGTATCAACGACCACAGTGGCACCGACTATTGGCCTGACTGCAACCGCAACGCCAGGATCAGCACCGAGCTTTTCAGGATCGTTAAGCTCTCAATTAGGTGTGGCATATACCTCTCGCTATTCAAGCAAAGATTATGTAACAGCAGTACAGCCTTCTGTAGGTAATGCACGTGGTACAGGCGTTAAGTGGACGACATCGCTTAGCCAGTTGTACACCAATGATTATCAGTACTATGGGAAGTGGGCGGGTGTTTATCATTACACAGATTGTTATAACGAAAACCTGTTACCAGAAGAGAATTTCCCGCGTTTGATTTATGGCTTTAAACCTAAGTTTCAATATGTATTTACCCCGGAACTAGAACGAGGCACTGAACCAAAAACACAAATGATTGTTCGCGCAGGCATGAAGCAAGTTGAAGAAGGCTTTAGCCGTGGTGCTTGCACCTGGTCTGATTACGGTACCAAAACCCATTACACTGAAGCTCAAGTTCGCTTTTCAATAGATTGGGATCAGTTAACGGTACAGCCTTATTAG
- a CDS encoding spore gernimation protein, which produces MKSIVKMIVLVSALGALTACSDEGELVATPVKNVQNIEAVNSQTLDVQCDTGICQFELSTSSHDEITVNMFYDGQRAFEKIEGVSVTGPSGATVRIEGNNQFTLILSGDDEPTKVQVIDYYRN; this is translated from the coding sequence TTGAAATCGATAGTAAAAATGATTGTGTTGGTATCGGCATTGGGTGCGCTAACAGCGTGCAGTGATGAAGGTGAGCTCGTTGCGACACCCGTCAAGAATGTTCAGAATATCGAGGCAGTAAATAGCCAAACGTTGGATGTGCAATGCGATACAGGCATTTGCCAATTTGAGTTATCCACCAGCAGTCATGATGAAATAACCGTCAATATGTTTTACGACGGGCAACGTGCCTTTGAAAAAATTGAAGGTGTCAGTGTGACAGGCCCTTCAGGTGCAACGGTTAGAATTGAGGGTAATAATCAATTTACGCTTATCCTAAGTGGTGATGATGAACCAACCAAAGTACAGGTTATCGACTATTACCGTAACTAA